The following coding sequences lie in one Pan paniscus chromosome X, NHGRI_mPanPan1-v2.0_pri, whole genome shotgun sequence genomic window:
- the LOC117977552 gene encoding putative G antigen family E member 3, which produces MSEHVRTRSQSSERGNDQESSQPVGSVIVQQPTEEKRQEEQPPTDNQGIAPSGEIENEGAPAVQEPDMEAFQQELALLKIEDEPGDGPDVREGTLPTFDPTKVLEAGDVQP; this is translated from the exons ATGAGTGAGCATGTGAGAACAAGATCCCAATCCTCAGAAAGAGGAAATGACCAAGAGTCTTCCCAGCCAGTTGGATCTGTGATT GTCCAGCAGCCCACTGAGGAAAAACGTCAAGAAGAGCAACCACCAACTGATAATCAGGGTATTGCACCTAGTGGGGAGATTGAAAATGAAGGAGCACCTGCCGTTCAAG agCCTGACATGGAAGCTTTTCAACAGGAACTGGCTCTGCTTAAGATAGAGGATGAGCCTGGAGATGGTCCTGATGTCAGGGAGGGGACTCTGCCCACTTTTGATCCCACTAAAGTGCTGGAAGCAG gtgaTGTGCAACCATAG